A DNA window from Zingiber officinale cultivar Zhangliang chromosome 3A, Zo_v1.1, whole genome shotgun sequence contains the following coding sequences:
- the LOC122052371 gene encoding pentatricopeptide repeat-containing protein At1g10270-like, translating to MSFRHLLLRSLRRGASDRYRPHFLSALSIPSRPFAFSSVEEAAAERRRLKRRLRIEPPIHRPNAPRPPRDPNAPRLPDSTSSLVGPRLNLHNRVQAFIRRGDHDGASSTTRHAVFSSVRPTVFTCNAVLASMLRTDRFDDVVALFTFFFTQSNIVPNVVSYNILINSHCNAGRVDVALDVYRHILDSAPFSPSYATYRHLTKGLVDADRIQEAVDLLREMLNRGHAADSIVYNILMAGFIERGNMEKALDLFDELRERCLVYDGVVHSTLMEAYFKRGMDEDAMASYQSLLDRQFKMTPATCNTLIETLLRHGKLTEAEKMFENMLDNHNPPFFFAINTDTYNLMVNQRFKEGKFMEAIDTFHRQPVKPCIMDVGCFNNIVGKLCENGMLPEAEKLFGEMPEKSVDPDATTYGFLVDACFKGGRTDNAVEYFEKMSKSSIESFRVDVDFYNMVFNGLVKAGRISQAVEIFEKMWEKGSRPNLSSYEVLVTALCNAGNLDRGRELFEQMLQSGIIATPGFSVFLLDAFGKAGRGHEIEELLTGNVASQAHQVAV from the coding sequence ATGTCCTTCCGCCACCTCCTACTTCGCTCTCTTCGCCGCGGCGCCTCCGATCGCTACCGCCCCCATTTTCTCTCTGCCCTTTCTATTCCATCCCGCCCCTTCGCCTTCTCATCTGTCGAGGAGGCCGCCGCCGAGCGCCGCCGTCTCAAGCGCCGCCTTCGCATCGAACCCCCAATCCACCGCCCAAATGCCCCTCGCCCACCCCGAGACCCCAACGCCCCCCGCCTTCCGGACTCCACCTCCTCTCTCGTCGGCCCGCGCCTCAACCTCCACAACCGCGTCCAGGCTTTCATCCGCAGAGGCGATCACGACGGCGCCTCCTCCACCACTCGTCATGCCGTTTTCTCCTCAGTCCGCCCCACGGTCTTCACCTGCAACGCCGTCCTCGCTTCCATGCTCCGCACAGACCGCTTCGACGACGTCGTTGCcctcttcaccttcttcttcacccAATCCAACATCGTTCCCAACGTCGTCTCCTACAATATTCTGATTAACTCCCACTGCAACGCCGGTCGTGTTGATGTCGCCCTCGACGTCTACCGCCACATCCTGGACAGCGCTCCCTTTTCCCCCTCCTATGCCACCTATCGCCATCTCACCAAGGGCCTTGTTGACGCTGACCGCATCCAGGAGGCCGTGGACCTCCTCCGAGAGATGCTTAACCGCGGCCATGCCGCTGACTCCATCGTCTACAACATTCTCATGGCCGGCTTCATTGAGCGCGGCAACATGGAGAAGGCTCTCGATCTATTCGATGAGCTCCGGGAGCGCTGTCTGGTCTATGATGGTGTCGTACATTCGACTTTGATGGAGGCCTACTTCAAGCGTGGAATGGACGAGGACGCCATGGCGTCGTATCAGTCGTTGCTTGACCGGCAGTTCAAGATGACCCCCGCCACCTGCAACACCCTCATTGAGACCTTGCTGAGACACGGAAAGCTGACTGAGGCAGAAAAGATGTTTGAGAATATGCTAGACAACCACAACCCTCCTTTCTTCTTTGCGATTAACACAGACACTTATAACCTGATGGTGAACCAGCGTTTCAAGGAAGGGAAGTTCATGGAGGCCATCGACACATTCCACCGGCAGCCCGTGAAGCCATGTATCATGGACGTTGGTTGCTTCAATAATATCGTTGGGAAGCTCTGCGAGAATGGGATGCTTCCGGAAGCAGAGAAGTTGTTCGGAGAAATGCCTGAGAAGTCAGTTGACCCTGATGCAACGACTTATGGATTTCTAGTTGATGCCTGTTTCAAGGGTGGGAGGACGGATAATGCTGTTGAGTACTTTGAGAAGATGAGTAAAAGCAGTATAGAAAGCTTCAGAGTTGATGTGGACTTCTACAACATGGTGTTCAATGGACTGGTGAAGGCAGGAAGGATCAGTCAAGCAGTGGAGATTTTTGAGAAGATGTGGGAGAAAGGGAGCAGACCAAATCTGTCGAGTTATGAGGTTTTGGTTACTGCACTGTGTAACGCAGGAAATCTCGACAGAGGACGAGAGCTGTTCGAACAGATGCTACAAAGCGGCATAATTGCTACCCCTGGATTTAGTGTTTTCCTATTGGATGCCTTTGGAAAAGCAGGACGTGGCCACGAAATAGAAGAGCTACTCACCGGCAATGTGGCATCTCAAGCACACCAGGTAGCAGTATGA